One segment of Sandaracinaceae bacterium DNA contains the following:
- a CDS encoding hemerythrin domain-containing protein translates to MVIDPDLTLEELTLRVGGPGAPLLAEALPRALRHETLRHLCERHDVPLDALVSELRRAVELGPIELGVSALIGHILRDHHDFERHEAPRLAELAGDVARLHGRTRPELIRLSEYTETLADELEAHLAREERVLFPFLLALEAAAKAGGVRPQAPFASLRHPLQIMSAEHAVEDSLLESIRSLTGGYACPADADEPWRELIDGLRALDVDLTRHVLLEDGVLFPLALALEEELQRDA, encoded by the coding sequence ATGGTCATCGACCCCGATCTGACGCTCGAAGAACTGACGCTCCGCGTGGGCGGACCGGGGGCACCGCTGCTGGCCGAGGCGCTGCCCCGCGCGCTTCGGCACGAGACCCTGCGGCACCTCTGCGAGCGGCACGACGTCCCGCTGGATGCGCTGGTCAGCGAGCTCCGGCGCGCCGTCGAGCTCGGCCCCATCGAGCTGGGGGTGAGCGCGCTGATTGGGCACATCCTGCGGGACCACCACGACTTCGAGCGGCACGAGGCCCCCCGCCTGGCCGAGCTGGCGGGCGACGTGGCGCGCCTGCACGGCCGTACCCGGCCGGAGCTCATTCGCCTGTCGGAGTACACCGAGACGCTGGCCGACGAGCTCGAGGCGCACCTCGCCCGCGAGGAGAGGGTGCTGTTCCCCTTCCTGCTCGCCCTCGAGGCCGCCGCGAAGGCAGGCGGTGTGCGGCCACAGGCGCCCTTTGCCTCTCTGCGCCACCCCCTCCAGATCATGAGCGCCGAGCACGCGGTGGAGGACTCGCTGCTCGAGTCCATTCGCTCGCTCACGGGTGGCTACGCCTGCCCCGCCGATGCCGACGAGCCCTGGCGCGAGCTCATCGACGGGCTGCGCGCGCTCGACGTCGACCTGACGCGCCACGTCCTGCTCGAGGACGGCGTGCTCTTCCCCCTGGCGCTGGCCCTCGAAGAGGAGCTGCAGCGCGACGCTTGA
- a CDS encoding Crp/Fnr family transcriptional regulator encodes MSPPPPQKAETTLRRRMRGCRFFSDLDERELQELEPTCSLSTLRRGEFLWRHGAESQNFHHIVSGLVEIRRPTPSAEVTLMAFFGPTECPGVPVVLERRRYGADAVVASTQAVILSIHAVSLIERMQRDPRVANAMNRTLLAQVRLLHGKIDVMAAGTVARRLALFLLNLADRFGDELEGGETVIPFGLSRQQIATYIDARVETVIRALSVWKKSGVVLIHRDRIVLPSIDALRQSVAG; translated from the coding sequence ATGTCGCCCCCGCCTCCCCAGAAGGCCGAGACCACGCTCCGCCGCCGGATGCGGGGCTGCCGCTTCTTCTCCGACCTCGACGAGCGCGAGCTGCAGGAACTCGAGCCCACCTGCTCGCTCTCCACGCTGCGGCGCGGGGAGTTCCTCTGGCGGCACGGGGCCGAGTCGCAGAACTTCCACCACATCGTGTCCGGGCTCGTGGAGATCCGGCGCCCCACGCCCTCCGCCGAGGTCACGCTCATGGCGTTCTTCGGGCCCACCGAGTGTCCCGGCGTGCCGGTGGTGCTCGAGCGTCGCCGCTACGGAGCCGACGCCGTGGTGGCCAGCACGCAGGCCGTCATCCTCTCCATCCATGCGGTGTCCCTGATCGAGCGCATGCAGCGCGACCCGCGCGTGGCCAACGCCATGAACCGCACGTTGCTCGCCCAGGTGCGCCTGTTGCACGGCAAGATCGACGTGATGGCCGCGGGGACGGTTGCGCGTCGGCTCGCGCTCTTCTTGTTGAACCTGGCAGACCGCTTCGGCGACGAGCTCGAGGGCGGCGAGACGGTCATCCCCTTCGGGTTGAGCCGTCAGCAGATCGCCACCTATATCGATGCACGCGTGGAGACGGTCATCCGCGCGCTCAGCGTCTGGAAGAAGAGCGGCGTGGTCCTGATCCACCGCGACCGCATCGTCCTGCCCAGCATCGACGCGCTGCGCCAGTCGGTCGCCGGCTGA
- the ric gene encoding iron-sulfur cluster repair di-iron protein — protein MTISLQTTIGELASAIPHAARVFEAHRIDYCCGGRRNLGDACAKVGVNPTTVIAELEAPARDVGEQIDWREAPLATLAQHILDVHHTFMWQELPRIEQLMKKVARVHGEAHPELLEMSPVVLGMVDELNMHLLKEERVLFPYIQALAVATGPVSGPFGTVLHPISMMNAEHEDAGEALETIHRLSNQLRAPEDACGSYRALYAALAAVELDLHQHIHLESNVLFPRALELEQILNSSSARG, from the coding sequence ATGACCATTTCATTACAGACGACCATCGGCGAGCTCGCGTCCGCCATCCCCCACGCGGCGCGCGTCTTCGAGGCGCACCGCATCGACTACTGCTGCGGAGGGCGCCGAAACCTCGGCGACGCATGCGCGAAGGTGGGCGTGAACCCCACCACGGTCATCGCCGAGCTCGAAGCGCCTGCGCGCGACGTGGGCGAGCAGATCGACTGGCGCGAGGCGCCTCTCGCTACCCTCGCGCAGCACATCCTGGACGTGCACCACACGTTCATGTGGCAGGAGCTGCCGCGCATCGAACAGCTCATGAAGAAGGTGGCGCGGGTGCACGGGGAAGCGCACCCCGAGCTGCTCGAGATGTCTCCCGTGGTCCTCGGCATGGTGGACGAGCTCAACATGCACCTCCTCAAAGAGGAGCGCGTGCTCTTCCCGTACATCCAGGCGCTGGCTGTGGCGACCGGGCCCGTCTCCGGTCCCTTCGGCACCGTCCTGCACCCCATCAGCATGATGAACGCGGAGCACGAGGACGCGGGCGAGGCGCTCGAGACCATTCATCGGCTCAGCAACCAGCTCCGCGCGCCGGAAGACGCGTGCGGGAGCTACCGCGCGCTGTACGCCGCGCTCGCCGCCGTGGAGCTGGACCTGCACCAGCACATCCACCTCGAGTCCAACGTGCTCTTCCCGCGCGCGCTCGAGCTCGAGCAGATCCTGAACTCCTCTTCGGCTCGAGGTTGA